A part of Rhodamnia argentea isolate NSW1041297 chromosome 8, ASM2092103v1, whole genome shotgun sequence genomic DNA contains:
- the LOC115738053 gene encoding 2-oxoglutarate-dependent dioxygenase AOP2-like: protein MGSEGSPKLPILNISSENLKPGTTSWVSTRKKVIQALEEFGIFVVNCDEIIPSQLHDDTFGVLQELFALPTETKMKNQYEIPLNGYVGQISKLPLHESLGIDDATSLQATEKFTNLMWPNGNDLFCNVIDSYAKLVAELDRIITRMIFESYNSEKYYDPYIGSTKYLLRLLKNRAPLENERNLGFIPHTDKSFTTILHQDGEVNGLEVETKDGEWITVELSPSKFVFMAGDALMAWSNDRIQSPTHKVTINGKEDRYSLALFSFNNGTLQVPEELVDDDHPLKYKPFDHLGLLRFYRTDHGFKSKCPIKAYCGV, encoded by the exons ATGGGTAGTGAAGGGTCACCAAAGCTACCTATTCTCAATATCTCTAGTGAAAATCTGAAACCAGGGACAACTTCTTGGGTCTCTACTCGCAAGAAAGTGATCCAAGCCCTTGAAGAATTTGGCATCTTCGTTGTGAACTGCGATGAAATAATCCCATCACAGCTCCATGATGACACTTTTGGCGTTTTGCAAGAACTCTTCGCTCTTCCCACGGAGACTAAAATGAAGAACCAGTATGAGATACCCTTGAACGGCTACGTAGGCCAGATCTCCAAACTTCCTCTCCACGAGAGCTTGGGCATTGACGACGCTACATCTTTGCAGGCCACTGAGAAATTCACGAACCTTATGTGGCCTAATGGCAATGATCTCTTTTG CAATGTCATTGATTCGTATGCGAAACTTGTGGCGGAGTTGGACCGGATTATTACGAGAATGATATTCGAGAGCTACAATTCGGAGAAATATTACGATCCTTACATCGGATCAACGAAGTACCTCCTTCGGCTCTTAAAGAATAGGGCACCTCTAGAGAATGAGCGTAATCTTGGATTCATCCCTCACACAGACAAGAGCTTCACCACCATTCTTCATCAAGACGGCGAAGTTAACGGCTTGGAGGTCGAAACAAAGGACGGAGAATGGATCACTGTTGAGCTGTCGCCTTCGAAATTCGTCTTCATGGCTGGAGATGCATTAATG GCATGGAGCAATGACAGGATACAATCTCCAACCCACAAGGTGACCATTAATGGCAAGGAAGACAGATACTCCCTCGCGCTGTTTTCATTCAACAATGGAACGCTACAAGTTCCCGAAGAGCTAGTTGATGACGATCACCCGTTAAAGTACAAGCCGTTCGATCATCTTGGTCTACTCCGATTCTATCGTACCGACCACGGTTTTAAATCCAAGTGTCCAATCAAAGCCTATTGTGGCGTTTAG